A window from Kribbella jejuensis encodes these proteins:
- a CDS encoding aldo/keto reductase, whose protein sequence is MEQVRLGRTGLRVSRICLGMMSFGTGGAREWHLDEDAAEPIVRRAVDAGVTFFDTADAYSKGTGEELTGRLLRKFFARREDYVLATKVYYATGPGPNDRGLSRKHILAAIDASLRRLSTEYVDLYQIHRWDDETPIEETMEALADVVRAGKARYLGASSMAAWQFAKAQRVAPIPFVAMQNHYNLVYREEEREMIPLCIDQGVGVIPYSPLARGLLARTGSTTRAGTDPVADDLYGANDREVVDAVHALAAERDVPPAQIALAWLIGSSGVTAPILGATKPRHIDDGVAAVDLVLSPDDRARLEAPYRPHPVLD, encoded by the coding sequence ATGGAACAGGTCAGGCTCGGCCGCACCGGACTGCGGGTGTCGCGGATCTGCCTCGGCATGATGAGCTTCGGTACCGGCGGCGCGCGCGAGTGGCACCTCGACGAGGACGCGGCCGAGCCGATCGTCCGGCGGGCCGTGGACGCTGGCGTGACGTTCTTCGACACCGCGGACGCGTACTCGAAGGGCACCGGCGAGGAGCTGACCGGCCGGCTGCTCCGGAAGTTCTTCGCCCGCCGCGAGGACTACGTACTCGCCACCAAGGTGTACTACGCGACCGGCCCCGGCCCGAACGACCGCGGCCTGTCCCGCAAGCACATCCTGGCCGCGATCGACGCCTCGCTGCGCCGGCTCAGCACGGAGTACGTCGACCTGTACCAGATCCACCGCTGGGACGACGAGACGCCGATCGAGGAGACGATGGAGGCGCTCGCGGACGTCGTCCGCGCGGGCAAGGCGCGGTACCTGGGCGCGTCGAGCATGGCCGCCTGGCAGTTCGCCAAGGCACAACGAGTGGCGCCGATCCCGTTCGTCGCGATGCAGAACCACTACAACCTCGTGTACCGCGAAGAGGAGCGCGAGATGATCCCGCTCTGCATCGACCAGGGCGTCGGCGTGATTCCGTACAGCCCGCTCGCCCGCGGATTGCTCGCGCGCACCGGCAGTACGACGCGAGCCGGCACCGACCCCGTCGCGGACGACCTGTACGGCGCGAACGACCGCGAGGTGGTCGACGCCGTCCACGCACTGGCCGCCGAACGCGACGTACCGCCGGCACAGATTGCCCTCGCCTGGCTGATCGGATCGTCCGGCGTCACCGCCCCGATCCTCGGAGCGACGAAGCCCCGGCACATCGACGACGGCGTGGCCGCAGTGGACCTGGTGCTCTCCCCAGACGACCGCGCCCGCCTCGAAGCGCCGTACCGGCCACATCCAGTCTTGGACTGA
- a CDS encoding TetR/AcrR family transcriptional regulator — protein MLTAKGAATRDRIVAAAAAEIRERGITAVKLDDIGRRSRTGKSQLFHYFPDGKEQLLLAVAEREAEQVLEDQEPHLGQLTSWDAWREWRDVVVEKYRRQGVHCPLGVLITEIGRHTPAAQTVTRQLLAQWQRRLELGIEQMKAAGEIRADVDPARASAALIAAIQGGVAILMSSGSATHLEYALDLCLDYLSAS, from the coding sequence GTGCTGACAGCAAAGGGCGCCGCCACCCGGGACCGGATCGTCGCGGCCGCCGCGGCCGAGATCCGCGAGCGTGGGATCACCGCGGTGAAGCTCGACGACATCGGCCGCCGCAGCCGGACCGGGAAGAGCCAGCTGTTCCACTACTTCCCGGACGGCAAGGAGCAACTCCTGCTCGCGGTGGCCGAGCGCGAGGCCGAGCAGGTGCTCGAGGACCAGGAGCCGCACCTCGGGCAGCTGACCAGCTGGGACGCGTGGCGTGAGTGGCGGGACGTCGTCGTCGAGAAGTACCGGCGGCAGGGCGTGCACTGTCCGCTCGGCGTCCTGATCACCGAGATCGGCCGCCACACACCGGCCGCGCAGACGGTGACCAGGCAGCTGCTCGCGCAGTGGCAGCGGCGGCTCGAGCTCGGCATCGAGCAGATGAAGGCGGCGGGCGAGATCCGTGCCGACGTGGATCCCGCCCGCGCCTCGGCCGCGTTGATCGCGGCGATCCAGGGTGGGGTCGCGATCCTGATGTCGTCCGGCTCGGCGACCCACCTCGAGTACGCGCTCGACCTCTGCCTGGACTACCTCAGCGCCAGTTGA
- a CDS encoding aldo/keto reductase: MALDDYYLLGRSGLRVSRLALGTMNFGQDGFHAPYGKTEDEARAIFRTYLEAGGNFVDTADFYTAGESERIVGRLIAEAGVRERMVLTTKATNSVDTGDPNAGGNSRKHLIRALEDSLRRLGTDYVDLFLLHTWDRITPVDEVLRTLDDLARAGKIRYVGLSDVPSWYAARAQTLADAHSLTPMVSLQLPYSLIERAIETEHVPMAQQLGLGITAWSPLGGGFLTGKYLRDATEKLSGDGRLTGDGAAGQTWTDRQWDLLPVVRDVADKLGVTMAQVAVNWAATQPGVASAIVGASRPEQLESSIEALGFELPAELRAALDEASAVPPSSVYRMFTPEYQGWLVNAGVKVADKPAGYQPPILNWR; the protein is encoded by the coding sequence ATGGCACTTGACGACTATTACCTGCTCGGGCGGTCCGGACTGCGCGTCAGCCGACTGGCCCTGGGCACGATGAACTTCGGCCAGGACGGTTTCCACGCACCGTACGGGAAGACCGAGGACGAGGCACGGGCGATCTTCCGCACCTACCTCGAGGCCGGCGGCAACTTCGTCGACACCGCCGACTTCTACACCGCGGGCGAGAGCGAACGGATCGTCGGCCGGCTGATCGCCGAGGCCGGGGTCCGGGAGCGGATGGTGCTCACCACCAAGGCGACCAACAGCGTCGACACCGGCGATCCGAACGCGGGCGGCAACAGCCGCAAGCACCTGATCCGGGCGCTGGAGGACTCGCTGCGCCGGCTCGGCACCGACTACGTCGACCTGTTCCTGCTGCACACCTGGGACCGGATCACCCCGGTCGACGAGGTACTGCGGACCCTCGACGACCTGGCCCGGGCCGGCAAGATCCGGTACGTCGGGCTGTCCGACGTACCGTCCTGGTACGCCGCTCGCGCGCAGACGCTGGCCGACGCGCACTCGCTGACGCCGATGGTCAGCCTGCAACTGCCGTACTCGCTGATCGAGCGCGCGATCGAGACCGAGCATGTGCCGATGGCCCAGCAGCTCGGGCTCGGGATCACCGCGTGGAGCCCGCTCGGCGGCGGCTTCCTGACCGGAAAGTACCTCCGCGACGCGACGGAAAAGCTGTCCGGCGACGGGCGGCTGACCGGGGACGGCGCGGCCGGGCAGACCTGGACCGATCGGCAGTGGGACCTGTTGCCGGTGGTCCGGGACGTGGCGGACAAGCTCGGTGTGACGATGGCACAGGTGGCCGTCAACTGGGCCGCCACCCAGCCCGGTGTCGCGTCCGCAATCGTCGGGGCGAGCCGTCCGGAGCAGCTGGAGTCGAGCATCGAGGCGCTCGGGTTCGAGCTGCCGGCCGAGTTGCGCGCGGCCCTCGACGAGGCGAGCGCCGTACCGCCGTCGTCGGTCTACCGGATGTTCACACCCGAGTACCAAGGCTGGTTGGTGAATGCGGGCGTGAAGGTCGCGGACAAGCCGGCCGGCTACCAGCCACCGATCCTCAACTGGCGCTGA